A part of Acipenser ruthenus chromosome 12, fAciRut3.2 maternal haplotype, whole genome shotgun sequence genomic DNA contains:
- the LOC117416873 gene encoding neutrophil cytosol factor 2-like, with product MSLVETIRQWDEGVAAADKKDWPAALQLFSEIQEPNSKIYFNIGCLCLINGDLNATEKAFDNSICKDEHLAVAFFQRGITFYKKQKYEEALRDFQKTFHELRGNQLIDYKLLGLWYKLYACEVLHNVALAHAQLNEWEKAEENLLKALNLKTEAKHSHIDRALGSILKHKLFDLVELPMGELFRPNKHHVAQLEKKDYLGKAKVLASVVHQDAFSGFAPLQPQVQSVPPRPKTPEILRALEGEPHRVCYEFFPETAKELSLLPGNIVFVLQKGADNWATVIFNGKKGLVPYNYLEPVELTLRSKKEQETDQSEDIPKPPKDEPPERPAVLDCSTLNAKDTEDSSAKEGEQEELKTCIIKVHFTYTVTIRVKRGLSYSDLLEQVCKKLQHHPRGITLRYKKNGTSEKVCLYESEMEIAWSQAEKGRLTLWCELTENNEKLPKEDLTQLVALHCYKATQPEDLEFQEGDIITLLSKVNEEWFEGQCKEKVGIFPAAFVEEYIK from the exons ATGTCGCTGGTAGAGACCATCAGGCAATGGGATGAAGGGGTGGCTGCGGCAGACAAGAAGGACTGGCCAGCAGCCCTCCAACTTTTCTCTGAGATACAGGAGCCCAACTCCAAAATTTACTTTAACATTGGCTGCCTGTGCTTGATAAATGGAGACCTAAACGCGACTGAAAAG GCCTTTGACAACAGCATATGCAAGGACGAACATTTAGCTGTTGCCTTTTTCCAGAGGGGCATAacgttttacaaaaaacaaaa ATACGAGGAGGCACTAAGGGATTTTCAGAAAACCTTCCATGAACTTCGGGGGAACCAGCTGATAGACTACAAGTTGCTTGGTCTGTGGTACAAACTATATGCCTGTGAG GTCCTGCACAATGTGGCTCTGGCTCATGCACAGCTGAATGAATGGGAGAAGGCTGAGGAGAACCTGCTGAAGGCATTAAACCTGAAGACTGAGGCCAAGCACAGCCACATTGATCGGGCACTGGGATCCATTTTG AAACATAAGCTGTTTGATCTGGTGGAACTGCCCATGGGTGAGCTGTTTAGACCAAACAAACACCACGTGGCTCAGCTGGAGAAGAAGGACTACCTGGGCAAGGCCAAG GTACTGGCTTCAGTAGTCCATCAAGATGCATTCTCAGGATTTGCACCTCTTCAACCACAA GTTCAATCAGTCCCTCCCAGACCCAAAACACCAGAAATACTAAG AGCGCTGGAAGGGGAGCCTCATCGCGTATGCTATGAGTTCTTCCCTGAAACAGCAAAGGAGCTGTCACTGCTGCCAGGAAACATTGTCTTTGTGCTGCAGAAAGGGGCTGACAACTGGGCTACCGTGATCTTTAACGGGAAG AAAGGACTGGTTCCCTACAATTACTTGGAGCCTGTGGAACTGACACTAAGATCAAAGAAAGAACAG GAAACTGATCAGAGTGAAGATATCCCAAAGCCACCAAAAGATGAACCACCAGAAAGACCAGCAG TTTTGGACTGCTCAACGCTAAATGCAAAGGACACTGAAGACTCAAGCGCCAAG GAGGGAGAACAGGAGGAATTAAAAACCTGCATTATTAAAGTGcattttacatatacagtgaCCATTCGAGTGAAGAGAGGACTCTCATACAGTGACCTCCTAGAGCAGGTTTGCAAGAAACTGCAACATCACCCCAGAGGAATAACCCTGAG ATACAAGAAAAACGGCACCAGTGAAAAAGTGTGCCTGTATGAATCCGAAATGGAGATTGCTTGGAGCCAAGCCGAAAAGGGACGTCTTACTCTTTGGTGTGAGTTAACAGAA AACAATGAAAAGTTGCCAAAAGAAGATCTCACCCAATTAGTTGCTCTTCATTGCTATAAGGCCACACAACCAGAGGATCTGGAGTTCCAAGAAGGGGACATTATCACTCTCCTGTCTAAAG TAAATGAAGAATGGTTCGAAGGACAGTGTAAAGAAAAAGTGGGCATCTTCCCAGCTGCATTTGTTGAAGAATACATTAAATGA